Within the Telopea speciosissima isolate NSW1024214 ecotype Mountain lineage chromosome 4, Tspe_v1, whole genome shotgun sequence genome, the region ttcacatagtccaatgatgcatgcatatgttaaataaatttttcacctagcatcacaactaagtcagaggtatatgctactatgacaactcgagagacactgtaggtcacttaacttatcgccacaataaaacctcaattgtcacctgggacctacgccgatcgaagcctccaagaccactcagtggcagacccctgataaccaatactaccatgactggcctctcccacctccacaaaatccggtgtactgattatccaacacctaaacccctgttggtaagggtcgtaacaTAAGGatgtaaaatcctagccgcagatatactacatgcaagtcctatcgtcccgagaggtaatctgggcgcatcaacttttcatctggtttagtgcccggttaccagcacggcacggcgcatacagttcaacatgacattcaacataattacttcataaatgtatatagtatccgggattccggcaccggcaccgagacccatcaaagtgaagcatctccaatcaacatcataacaatcatatataaaagtatgcaatatgcgcaagcatgtttaataatttataatgatgacataatatacaatgcaataataatatcaaacccaaacaaccaaacccactcacatataagttatgttccgatgttatgagttgttgccgcaattaagtaacacgtcgcaagacaaaaactttaaacctaaataaagagtgaaaacaaggttaattaagtaaagggacggatccccaaaaggtctcccataaatcatttaagtataaggtttcagaggcagggtggttttatgagtggtttcatgcccaattcctgcaaccacatgtaaatcctagcgaACCAGAGGCTTaagaaggtctctgccaagggtggtttTATAGGTGGTTTATCTCAGAACATGAAATCGCACCTAAAATCGACTTTAACAGGGGCTTATTCAGGGGGTGGTTACAAGGGTGGTTTCTCTTAAGTcttgaaaccgcatgtaaaatcacatacctgcagaatcaaaatttgaaaggtTCTCACCAAGGGTTCCTTTCTCAAGGGGTTTAAAGATAAGGAGGCTTcctcctcctaggtccattagggttctaagacctcattaggtccatgtaatcctaAGGATTTAAGAGAGAAAGCAAAGAACtaatttaggacataatagggtagaaaccttaaatttctcaaatggaaagagattgcttaggcttagagcttgtaatggagtgaaataactccaccacagtctaggtttagaggttccatcgattccttgggttccaagagaaccctaggtcgaatctctcccatttcccaaaccccaaaacccaaaatagaagaaaagatgtgggatttaatggcttacctacccccaatatagaaaagctccacgtagagggctccacaaggtgaggttccaagccttcagccaagcttttccattcttcttcctcctttgctcttttcttctttcttctttcttctttctcctttctctcctctttctctccttcacGATTTatgttagatgggagaagtaaagagaaagaatgcttctccccccccccccttttgtcttatttatagaaagtgatttgggtcccttaagtcaaatgggtcaagaaggcttaatgggttgattcaagataaatgggtcattaagtCAAAtaggtactttaagttaaatggatccaagacaaatggatcattaagccaaatgggtactttaagttaaatgggtcaagagggcttaatgggtggACCCATTAGTTCTGGATCGACAAATGGATCATTAAGCCAAAttggtactttaagttaaatgggtcaagagggttTACTGGGtggacccattagttctatttggataagagaaaggaatacccaatcttgggtcaaatagagttagatggacccttaggttaaattgccacttaagcccaatgggtctcttaagctaatgggcctacccactagttataattaggaaataACCTGATTAAAAGATGAGctcacatgatatgggtataattgctcttcacatGTTTTTCCAAGGCAAGTGGGGCCCATAAGTGAattattcccaactcaactaaaatagtcTGGGCGGTCCAAACCTtaacccgcacttcgagggcatcgagggaaagggtaaataaataaaattaagggctagcacttactatttccttgtcatggtttgtcccccatgaccccgaatagtttcctccacaggcaaactcgtactgttgtcaataattttgtagctgggtttgaccaccagtgagaacaactcaccagcatacgtggcagtgataactacacgtcgtaggaaaaaaacaatgattaattatgatccggggtgcgggtataacacaaTCAACAATAAAACCACTAACTTTTGAAAACAATGGATTTAGCTTAATAGAACTAGGAATCATAAAATTGTTCATATATTCTTCCACGAGATTTCCAGCTCATCTCCCTTATCTTGTATACcatttttgttgtatttttccttttatataaGAGTAGAGTTAGGCATTTATTTGTATATATTCACCACATTATAGTAAAGATTATCAAGTTGATTGAATCCAATTTGGTTACTCAAGATTAACATGGTATTCGAGGAGCATTCTTGGGAGAGAAGCGCTCACGAAGGTCAAGCCATGTGGCAAGAGCGGAATCAATCCATAAGATGTTGTGGGAAATTGAGGCAATTGTGGAATGAACTATCCAAGACAGCACCATGCTGTTGCACCTAATCTAGTTGTGCAAATCAGGAGAGGTGGGACCGGTTTCAGCAAAGTACCATCAATGAACAGTAGTTTATTTTTCGTTCAAGGGGCATGAGCATCAATCGATGCCAAGCGGGGTAATTGTCTCCATCAAGGAGAGGTTGAACAAAGGAAGATCCAGGTTGATCGGAAGAGTGAAGGGAATAAGGGAATGATACCGGAATAACGGAAGAAGAGGCAGTCGCACCGTGGTGTTTTCGTCTCCAGGCATGGCTAAAAATTGAGAAAGGGATTATGGATCGATAATTTTGGCTGATACTGTAGGAATAAAATAAGATTGGTTGGGTTGACATACACctatacctccaagataaaacaactctctaatcacgTAAGTTGCActtccaaatgtgattacaaagggtgtccaaaggctatattcaTTAACTCATCAACACTGACCGACTACGGTGGGAAAGAAAACATAAACTAGAAATGCTTCTAAAGATGTTTTCAAGACCAGTTgttagagaatgagcaagaccacctctctttatataggtgAGAAGGAGACACCATTGAAGGATATCTCCAAGAGAAATGCCTCAAAACATGTGTCTTTTCCCATAAGATTTGTTTGTTAACCATTCAAACAATTCTTCCAATAGACATCCATTGGCTATTTAAATGTCTATTAGGAAATAACATAACCCTCCAACACATCCAACACAAACctgttttgaatctttaattttaaatacaAGTAAAAATCCAACAGATACCATGTTAATCTTGAGTATCCAAATTGGATTCAATCATTTGATAATCTTAACTATAATGTGGTGAACATATACAAATAAATGTCTAACTCTACTCCTATATAAAAGGAAAGACACAACACAAATGGTATACAAGATAAGGGAGATGAGCTGGAAATCTCACATGACAAACCTTCGCCGCTTCATAATTTCTTGGAGCCACCCGCTTAAGGCTCACTAAGGCCCAGAAGCTCCCAATTCGTGTGTGGTGCGAGGATCATGTACGAACCCAAGAGGGATTCAGTAACTaagattctttttttcttagcgGTGGCCTCATGTAATAAAGACCGATTGAGAAAGTATCAAACCTTCAAAATGGATGCCCATAAATTAGAAgggttttttagtttttaagaAGTAACCATTCAAAATTAAGTAGTGGAGCCATTTTATGTATGGTAAACATATGCACTAGAGCCTTATTATGTATGGTGGACATACGCCACTTTGAATTACACACGGTAGTCTAAGAAATTGGAGACCATTTATGTTTACCATTTTCACATCTTCAAAAAGTGGAAGTTATAGAATCCAAGGTCCTACTCCTTTTGGggtaataaaagaaaaagacattattacccaaaaaaaataaaaaacaagacatGGAGGGTTATTAAGTAGGACAATAGTTCAAAACATTTTCAATTaaagttaagggtgtcaaaattgaACAATCAAATCGGACCACAAAGAAACTATTCAATTCTAGTTTTATTGAGATGGTAAGCTTTTTAATTATGCTATACTTGCCTATTCTTGCACTCAAATTAGGTGCTAAAAGATTCGAACTGAAGGGAACATAGGTGAAGTTGAATGTGAACCAACACTACAAACTGAATGTAAATCACATTTGAACCATAATTAAACACATTAAAAAGGGAATTACAAACCATTTTCCAAAAAAGGCACTTCAACCTTATGCAAAACGGATAATGAAAACGGAATAGAAACTGATAAATAGGattaaatataaaacaattctGATTTTGGTTGATTCCTAATCGATTCGGTTTTGATGTAAACCTTGTCAAAATGgcaatcaaatcaaaaccagaccaattgacacccatAATTAAAATGCCTCTTACCAGTCTGAGATTAACAAAAGAATCTTCCCTATCCCTAACTTAGATCTAACTCTACTTATAATCTACTCCAAATTAACAGATCAATTCCTTAGAAAGGACATAGAGGTACCCAAATATAATGCTTTAGCATTTATAGATTTAATTCCAAAAGTACGCAAAATGAACCACACaacaaccaaaccaaaccaaacccccccacccccccaagtGGCTAAAGATACATCACACCCCACAATGGAGAAAGGTTTCCTTCACCCAAAGTGAAGGATTCACCAATAGCTCTAATGTCATCAATACCCTACCCTTTCACCTACTACTAGAAGGTCCAAAATACCACCCATCATTAATGCCATCAGTGAAGAAATTCCTCATGGCTTGAGGAAAACTTGGTTCAACTACAATTATCTACTAAGAGCAAAATGTGACAACCCTAGATGCCTCAAATGGTAATTTGCCTACCTTCCAAAAAGGTCGATGGTAGGATAAGACCAATGTGCACAACTATCAAATACAAATGAACAACTAGATTAATCCAACAATTCCAGTAAACCAAATTTATAACAGAAAAGTTGATAATTTGCCAAAGGATCTTGCAACTGATCTTTAAGCACGAACTACGAAGTCTGTGTCATGTAACTATCTATCTTGCATAGGCATTAGGCCTACGCCCATATCCCCTATCTGGGCTATATGATGAATAAGGGGGCGACCTAGACCGTTCTCTTCTTGACCTACCACCATAAGGTGAGCGCCTGGGTGAATAATCATGGCCACCTCGATAAGGTGAGTGCCTCGGAGACCTCCGGTACCCATAATCATCACGGCCATAGCCACCACGGTATCGACCACGATCACCACCACGATAGCCTGCTGCCACAAAGAAATGGAACACAATAACTATATTACTCTCCTCCCCCTATAAGAGAACCCAATATAAGCTCTACTTGAAtcctataaattttttattttttttttttgaaagtatAATCACACAAACAACACACCAAATCCCAAAAGGTAAACCGAATCCTATAAAGTTACTCACTTGACTCCCTGGAGCTTTTCATTCCAAGATAGTTTCCAGGTGTAGGTGTCCTTGGCCGTTTCCTCCTTGACTGAAATGCAACAAAAGCTCCTCAATTCTGACTCACACAAAAAGAACCTAGCCTTGGCAAAGTACATGAAATggtgaaataaaaaacaaatagcAAAATAATATCACTGGTCGCAAATATTCCATGTACCATATTAAGTCAGGAGGAAAGATAAACAACTGTGAAAGACTGAAAACTCCAAGGGAAACCCCATCTAATAAAAAATCgataaggaaaataaaaagggggaaataacacacccaaaaaagtatctGGCACACATCTAATAGCGCCATCAAATGACTGTCAGGTAAGAGATACCATAAATGCCCAATTACAGAGAGTTGTTGGTAATATCCGTTGATTAGTTGATAGTGTTGAAGGTGAATGCTGAGGTTGTTTAGTTGTTGGGCTATTGCCTATGTTTAGTTGAACAAATGCATGAGAAAAGCTGTTAAGCTGGCCACTGATCAAGGCTGTGTGACATAAGTTGAGATGGATGAACTCATCATCTTTGATTGCTGCCAACATAGCTGACGCAATGTCTTCTGAATAATCAAAAACCTCCAAGTCAAGAAAGGATAACCAATAAAAAATCCTTCTCACACTCCCTCAGCCCAATAGGTACAGCACCAAAGGTACAAGAAATTACCTTCTCCACAGTTATGTAGCGGCCTTCCAGAACTGACTGATTGAGATGCGTTATGCAACGTTCAGCATCCTCCAATGAGTCCATAGTCACAAAAGCAAAACCACGAGAGATGCGTGTCCGAGGCTCCACAACCAGTCGACAAGAAAGTACCTAACACAGCAAGAATGGACATTAATACAACCATGAAGCAACAAGTGACTGGCGTTCAAAAGTATCTGAAAAAAACTAACCTTTCCTTCCCTAGAGAAATGATCTTCAAGGTCCCTATCAGTGACCCTTGTAGACAGACCAGTAACATAGAGTGTATTTCCTGGATTTGTAGCATCTTCCCTGGCATAGCCAAGAGTCAGATGAGATAATCATTCAAACGATGCACACATGTAAGAAACAGCACCCTCAGAACTGGTACCAACCTGCCACGACTTCCAGACCTTGACCTCGAGCGCGATGGGGATCTGGGCCTTGATCTGGACCTGGACCTGGATCTAGACCTGGAGTTTGCTTGCCAGGAAGAAGGAGAGTGTGaattactttctttcttttatatcATAAATAATATACGacgagaagagaaagaaacggGAAGAAATAAAGAGcacttcgcaatcaaagaaacgtatgcacaaaaccaactACTGCCAccatcaaaattcaccaattaagttcacacccccccccccccccaaaaaaatttaatttatgcagtgtcctcaatgcatgcaaaaaataaagaataaggacaaaggcggagatgagggggcttaccagatataatcaacaaagaggatcatgaagagtcatgaggtCTACAAAAGGTACTAAGGGCatcaatagaaatctcaatccatggccggtaaATGTAAAAAGAGCTTTAGAACCaaaaaatactcgaccatgaattttagtaaagcgcgAAATAACATGGCAGTTAAGCACAAATGAGAAATACCCAACAagaaaatctgtcctcatgagacagtggaaaatgaaggcattaaaactcaggccataaatccttccattcCCTCCCATtggcaatgtagaacacatgtcattcttagaaaaaccacccaaaaaTGGATCTTGATAATTAACAAAAGGTGCGTGACGAAAAGTAACTTCATCAGGTAAATCTTCAACAGCGGGAGGTTTACTTAAATCAATCGCAACAAGAAAATCATCCACTTTTGGCTTAACTTGGTTGTCTAAATAAAGAtcacaaaaaaatccaacctaaTAAGTTTGGACAAATTAACATATGGGACaattgaatcctcaaaatgacaattatctgggttttacaaagagagagagggagatcgaatttcctgggtttcaatgctatcatgaaaatctaattctaaatcaataaaaacactaggctcactaagatcagaaatttcaggcaaaagttggactttCCCAGGTGGCTCATCTAACTtcgcttcactaacatcttcaggaaactcaatctcaacaaataaatcatcttgaaaatcattatGTTGggggtgactctcattaacttcaaactggggtggtggactttcaacatcattaaactggggatggggtggttcattctgaactggaatctggtaacatagattaggttcaggctgactacgtaatttacccgtttcctcctacatcatggtgatcagttgagagagttgcttctccatgttattACTATTTTCTATAAAAAGGGCAACGTTCTTTGCAAATTCACTCATtccggcctcctcacccattttttgaaactcagggggttgtTGATATGGTGCAGGAAAAAGTGGCTAATTGAGAGTTGGGAATTGGAGgtccaaactgaccatgatattggaaattgggatgatcactccacccctgattgtaagtgcgaAAAGAATTACACTGAAATATaagactcacattctcatcaccatagctacccctataaagattagggcatccttccacaaCATGGATAATCtagggatgtgaccaatcaaaattttccgaaggcccatagttgggttggggaacaaaattgtactggggtggtgcaaagttgttctctaactcactacttttggccaCCCTAGCCTggttaaacctttcccccaaagtcattgctgccttagcatggttccacctttcccccaaagtcgtAGGTAGaggtgtatctcccattattccaaACATACATAAACTAAACACttatccaaaattgaggtctccctgaaacaatttttttttcttcaaacaaCAAAAGGAAAATCACAAGAAACACGAGGGAATtaatagacagttggtgcattgccctcaaggattgaaacaatggttccaaagctgtaaggttgccatataggttgacagcaagggaatccGTATGGTCTTCACTAGCCACCTACGTGTGACTCCAAGTAGATTTCGATGTAGAGTGAAGGACTACAATACGTTTTTATTTCCAATCAAAAACACTCACGATGTtgttttcctgttatcaaagttggtcaacTCTAAAAATAGGTCAcctgccaatccaaaccacccaaacgaatcaaggggcaggGTCATAGGTGCTGAAATCCCATGAGGtacaccaagattggctggatTTGGACATATGAGAAATTTTGGAT harbors:
- the LOC122657708 gene encoding serine/arginine-rich splicing factor SR45a-like; this encodes MADSPRRRSRSRSRSRPRSPSRSRSRSGSRGREDATNPGNTLYVTGLSTRVTDRDLEDHFSREGKVLSCRLVVEPRTRISRGFAFVTMDSLEDAERCITHLNQSVLEGRYITVEKSRRKRPRTPTPGNYLGMKSSRESSYRGGDRGRYRGGYGRDDYGYRRSPRHSPYRGGHDYSPRRSPYGGRSRRERSRSPPYSSYSPDRGYGRRPNAYAR